One Gadus chalcogrammus isolate NIFS_2021 chromosome 7, NIFS_Gcha_1.0, whole genome shotgun sequence genomic window, GGTGTGGAGCATTAAGGTGAACGTTGTCCACCTGGCCAATGAGCAAGAGAGGCAGATCTGTCGGGAGAAAGTGGGTGAGAAGCTTGGTGAGAAGGTGATCAACGTCGTTGAGGTCATCAACCGCCACGAATACCTGCCAAAAATGCCAACCCAATCCGAAGTGGACAACGTGTTTGACACCAGCCTCAAGGACGTCCAGCCCTACCTTTACAAAATCACCTTTCAGATCACTGACACGCTGGGCACGTCTGTAAGCACAACCATGAGGCGGCTTATCAAAGACACACTGGCGCTGTGAAAGAAAACCCCAGTCAAAGACTTATATGGGCCTAATTGGCGACCTTTGAAGCTGCATCTTTTGATCTCTGAcaaatgtgtctctgtgttagAAGAGCAGCAGTTCCATGTTCAACATTGAGTTTTCCGTCTACCTGTAGCTTACGTTTTTTGTTGCAAGATTACATTCATCTCCCTGATTTATCTACAATAACCTTTGTTTAAGCCATGCACCTTTTTGAAGTAGAACCAATTAGGAAATGTTGTCATAATATATTGCATAAAGATTGTGTAAATTCCTGAAAATAAACACTGATTACTGCGATCCATATTTGACTAGTGATtttgatttgtattttaatttatatGGATAATGTATTTCAAACCAAGGGAACATCGATCTGTAATATAAGGCTTTGTGACCTCAAATCATGAGTTCATGTGAAATTTTGCATGATAAGAACAACCTAACTTTTAGCACGCAAGAGGATATCCTCATCTAAGGGAAAACTTCCTCAGCATATTTTCAGTGAGGCTGTGACCTCACAGATGAAGTACACAGGATTTCCAGTCTATCATTTCCCAGATGAAACCGGTCCTTCCTAAATGTACCACTATATTTTCCATTTGAATAAGTGCCCTTAGGTTGAAAACCTTGAAAAACATCTGACCAAAATAAAAACTTATCAGGAATCCCCTATTATTATGGAAATCTCATAAAAACATTATTTCAAGGGCAGATATCATGGACATGCAAAGTATTTATAGACTTTTgttataatagaaatacacaaccAAATGTGTAGAGTAGAGTATCTAATATCTCAAAATTGCCTAGATTACAAGTAAAACATACTGGATTATTATTCTTTATTACAGAAATGAAGCACAAAACTGTAGAAAATCCTAAACACAAAACTGCTGCGAGTCAATAAGCAACAATAATGCAACCAATACtaatacaaatattaattaTTGCAGTAATAGCACAATAATACTAGAAAGATAATGTTTTATATACTAACAAAATAGGTACAAAATCGAAAAATACAAACACTGCCATATACACAATATTATAATCTAGATATTCTTTGAAATCTttcatatatagatatatttatataaagttTCTTGATAAAATTAAGAGCACTATAATCAATACAGAATATCTGAAGAAGAATATAGACAAGGGTGATTTCTATTTTGTTAGACCATGTCTTTGGAGTACCCATTGTAGTACATTGTACAACATTGTTTTCGGTTTGACTTGGAATCCAAATTCCATTTTTGGGCAGATCCACCTTTTCTGAATAAATATAAAGTCGTTAAGCCACAACCCGTTCAGGATATGTTTAGGCTTTGGCAGGTCAAAACACAACCCTTCATCATGACaggagtgttttttttgttttcaattaaatgtatttgattGTTAGATGTGTAACATAAATACCTCAAGCCATGTGTGCTGTCAGTTCtactgacctctctctctcttgtgttggTAAGATTAGGGTTTTATGGAGGTGGCAGAGAAAAGTAATATCCGGGGAATCAGAATACAATCAAATAATACTTTTCAATTATGAGTCAAACAGAGATTGAGAAAGATTGTTTCCTTTACCTTCCACTTTTGTCTTCCGTAAATTTGAATTGCCTGAGTCAATATTTTGATCTGAAACCTAACTTGTGCTTCTACATGATCGAAATCGAGAAAATGTTTAAGGCCTCAAAAACATTGTAAGAATATAATTTAACAGGAACTAGGACTCTTAGTTTTGCTAAGGTGTGTCAAGAATCTTCGTAATTGCTCAGaagtcaaaataaataaataatatctgAAGTTTCATTAATAATGGGCCATGACAGTAGTGAAGAATATGTGGGGAATTATAATTTAATTCTCTAAAATGAACTATGGCTAGTATATATTGTGATCCTCAAACCTTTGACTATTTCGGAAATATTTCTTTCTGCATGAACCTTGGTTAATTCCATGGCTCGTAAACCTTATCTATGCATGTGCCATCAATTGGTATTTATCAGCGAATAGACGATATGATGCATTTAGAATAAGTGAAAGATGAAATTACCCATCATTCATACCATCCAATTCTGCAGCTCCCCACCGATCTAAAAACAATATAATGCATCTTGGAAATGTGTACATGTCCTTGGGTTCACACTCCTTATGTGTGACAGACGGACAGTGATTAGTAACAAAGTGCATACTTATTACATGTTTGCTGAGGCCACCATGAGAAATACATCTACAGACCCAATAGATCTATACAAAAGCACTTGCCTAATCGTATGTTTTACTTAtgccaacaaaaaaaacatttcagaaaaacaaagcACCAGAAGTTAACCAGTGAAGAAAATGCTAAATGAGCAAACTAGTTTAAAGTAACAATATGCAAACCATCCAACCATCTCATTTAGTGAGATCTAAAATAGCGTTTCATTGCACACATTACCCATTACACCTCTAATGACCACTTGAATACATGACATGGAGGCAAGCGAGTAGGCTATACATTCAAAGTCTTCCTTTCTTAAGCTGACGCGTGTAAGCAGAGGTGTGTTACATCAATATTAGGTAGCGTCTGtcaggggggtagggggggccgGGTAAAAGTGCACTCTCTGTGAGAGGCCTACAGATGGCCGTGACTCTGCTCGTGGCTCCAGAGACTGAACGCTGTCTTGAATGTCCTGTGACAGAGTTTACACATATACTGCCTTTTAAATGTCAGGGCGGAGAGAGTGGGCGCATGGTAGAACAGAGTGTCAGGATCCTGAGTGCCAGACGACTGCTCCACGCTGTTGGATCTCGACAGAGGGCTGGGACTGCCTTGTTGTCTTTCCATTTCCGGATTCTTGCCCTTGCATTCTGACGAGCTGCCCGGCTCCGGGCTGCTGGGCGCTTCCGCGATCGCTGCGGCTACAGGCACGGTCTGGGCTGGCTTGGCCGCAACGGCCGCTGGGCCAGGATGCTCAGAGGTTGTTTGAGGCGTCAAGGGCGGGGACGGGGAGGGCGATGACGGGCGTCTGTCGACCTCTTTGGCCCCGGCGTCATCTCCGGTGGACATGTGGGACTGGAAGTGGCTCCAAAGGCGAAAGTTTGTCCTGAAGGCTTTGTTGCAGAGGTGACAGATGAAGGGCTTGATGTGACACAGCAGCTCCTGGTGGCGCTCCAGGTCTTTGTGAGAGCTGAAAAGGTTGCCGCATTTCTCGCACGGCCAGACGCCCGCTTCCTCTGTGGCGCCGTTGTTGTCGTCATCGGCGTCCATGATTTCCCGTTCGCACACCGCCTCCTCCATGGGCTCCTCCTTGACGACCAGCTTGCCGTGGGGTCCCATGCTCAGGTCCTCGGGCACGTAGGACGAAGAGTCCTCCGAGTCGTAGACGGGCGGGCCCGACGAGTGGCGGCCGTAGTCCACGTCCTCTCCCGAACTGCCCGTCGGCATGTGGTCGTGGCCGTACTGGCCGTGTCCCAGCACGTCGGGCCCCTCTTCGTCCTCGTCCCCCTCGGCGTCCTGCGGCTTGAGGTTCAGCTGATCCTTCACCGTCATCATGTTCTGATTGTGGACCTCCACCTGGTGGCGCCATATGCTGAAGGACGACTTGAAGGTGCGCATGCACTCCAGACAGGTCAGCTTCTTGTACTTGCAGTGAGCCTCGTGCTCCTTCTTGACAGCCGTGCTGGAGAAGCGCAGGCCGCAGTACGGGCACACGGTGGCGTGGCGGCAGCCTCGCTCGTGGTCGCCCTGCTCCGACAGGGACGACAGCTTGACGTTGCAGAGTCTACAGGCGTACACGTTGGCGGGCAGGTGGTCCGCCTTCTCTGGGACGGGGGCGTCCTGTTCCTGATAAAGGTCCCGGTTGCTCGATGCGTTCCCCTCATCATTTTCGTCGGGGTGGGTCCTCAGATGCTGTTTGTACTGCGACTGGAACAGAAACACTTTCCCACAATAGGGACAGGTGAATTTGGTCCTCGGCCGGTTTTTGGTCAGTTTAGGAGACTGTAGGCTTTGTTTATTCCTCTTGAGCTTCCAAAGCAGCGCTTtctttatttccctctctcGCACCATGTCAATCAGTCTCTTCTGGAACTTCTCGTCGAgcatggaggagctggaggacgaggctgGGTTCTGCACCACTCCGTGCTGGGTTTGGCAGTGCGTCCACACCTTAAAGTTTGTGTGGAAGCGCTTATGGCAGATTTCGCATGCATACGGCTTCTCGGGGTTGTGATACATGTTGACGTGGCGATGCAGCCCGGCTTTGGATCTGAACACTTTCAAACAGTTCCAGCATTTGAAGAGCTTACCCTGACGTGGCTCACTAACATTATCATTGACTACATCATTGTCATTACGGTCTAGGCTGGGATTCGAAGGTGCCATCCCCTCTGCCATGATGTCATCGGCCACGGCGATGTTTTCAGAGGGATAATGTTCATTCAACCCTCTGGTCTTTTTGAAGGGATATCTCCTGTTGTCtgccctcccctttctcttagCAAAGTTATCAAAGCCCGTCCTCGGCCCCTGTTCGATATTTGGTTGGAAATGTTTTAGGTTTACCGGCAACGTGTCTCCGATGGTGATCCGAATAATCTCCAGGGGGTCCCCCAGAGGGCTGCCGGGCTCGGCCTTCACGCAGACCCCTTCGTCTACCTGAGTGGCGTGTTCGTCATATACGCTGGGGTACTTTGTCCTGAGAACGAGCGGGGACGAAGATGTTTTGGAACTGCCGTTGAGGACGGACGTATCCGTCCCCGTCGCCTTCGACACCAATTTGACGACGGACTGTTCGCGGCCATGCAGCTCAAGCGTCGGTGAGAACACTGGAACGGGGCTGTCCATGGACAACGATCGACGCAGGAGGCTTTTGATGAGTGGCCCGCTTCGGTCGATGGTCTGGCTGTGTTCACCCGGCTGTCCCTGATAAGCACTTCGGCCGTGGTAAACGGGATCCTCGTCTTTAATGCCCATCTCGCAGCCGGGCTGGGACCTAATATGCTGGACTTCCACGTCGCTGAAAGACACAGAGGATGTGAGCTGCGGCCTGATCATGGTGGACAGCGATGGGTTGCCTTTCAGTATGGAACTGTATGGAAAGACGGGCTTGCGCTCGGCATCGTCACTTGTTCCTATTGCCTTTGAATTGACAGGTTGAGGATTATGATGCGTGGGAGGCTGAGGCGCTTCTTGCTGAGAGGATCTGGGCAATGGCGGCCTCTGTGTGGCTTTCCGGTCACTGCGAGTCCGACACACAATGACGCTCCTTGTCTGACTGTCGGTCTCATCCTCCTCTGAGAAGGAAAGCCTCTTTCTGGAGACACAATAGGACACGTGAGGCCTTGTGGACACGATGTTGGTCAGGAAGGGGATTCCTAAGCTGTAGCCCAGCTCCTGTATGGCTGCCAGGCTTCCCTTGTCCACAAAGAGCGAGGAGGAATACATGTAGTTCAGCACTATCTCAAAGGCATCCGCTTCACAGAAATCCAGGTGGACCACCTTCGGCGCATCCGCTTCCGTCCGTGTGAACAGAGACTGGAAATACTCACTGCTGGCTGCCAGGACACTCCGGTGGGCCTGGTACCTCTggtcccccaccaccagcaccgtgTCACACATCTGGCCGCTCAGGCGCTGCTCGTTGAGCACCCCCAACACAGAAGGCCCGTGGAAGGGGTTGTTGTAATGCACTAGGGTCTCCATTGTCTCCTGGACGCAAAGCAAAACAATTGGATCTTAATGCAGGAGTGTCAATATGAAATAAATCTGTAATACCCAATAGAAAACTACGTAAATAACCATCAACACATGTAAAATAGTGACAACACAAAATATCATGTACATTTGgatgaaagtaaaaaaatatatatatatgtattgcgAAGGTGGCCATTAATGCATCTAGAAATCATCTTAATCGAACACAATGACTAATTTAAAGGATTTCATCTTTGCAATCATTACCAAATTGTTGTTAACCCCCCTTAAAGTTTCATGActttcatatttaatttattataatactaatacattatttgttttgttattgagAGCATATAACATTTCTTTTAAAAGCAATTCtttaagtaaacaaaacagttaTGTTTCTATTTTAACTTTACAGCTCGGTTTTCAGCCTCGGGAACGTGTACCAACATAACGTGTTTTAAAGCATGACAGTCAAAAATGTATGGTCTCTGCTATGTCAAATATGCATTAATGGGATTTTATTTAAATTGACCAATCGAAACATGACCACAAATCCCGATTTATCAAGGTGCTATTATTTCCCACTGAATGACAATAAttttaataacaaacaaaacctCCTATCCTGGATACGCAGCTTGTTTATTCATGTTGAGAACAGCGCACCTAACAACACATGCGCAGAAGGGTTCGGTTCTACAGGCATTACATCATGATTGTGTTGAAGATATTAGGCATACAACTAGCAAACAGACAGTGATAAAATGTGCCTTCATTGTGTGAAAACATAAATGGGTTGCCGGTTATTTCGTCCGTGTAAGTAACTGTCCCTGATATAGAAACGGAGACATTATCGCCCGTTACATTATTGTGGAGGAGCGCCTATGAGACGTGGCCGAATTCTTGATGCTATTTCACTTCATTCAAGTAATGGCGCGTCGGCTATTAAACATGTGGGCAACATAGGTAGATCACCGATTGTATCTTAACACACAATACACTCGGACACAACGAAGGCTTAAAGTGTTTCTCTCAAACAATGTTTTACATGAGAAAAAAAGTTGTATCAGAAATGCTTTCCAATGAACGCTAATCcccaaataaaaaacagcatTCCAAGCTGTGAGATAGCAGGCATGGACTATATTCACTCCGAGCATGGATCAGCGCTGTCGCAGGCTATACTGGGAACAGGGCAGTAGCTGGTGAGGTTTAGATCACCAGAATCTCTCATCGAGTTACGTCAGGAAAACGTTTCTAACAACAACTATGCCAGAACTATGTATAGATAGCTAATTATCTCGCTAATGTAAGTTTTGGCTGCCTTAACTTACCCTCTTGGACTACTTCTGTTCCCACTGAGCATTAAAGCCAAGACTATGGATAGAATTCTGTAGAAAACGAGTTGGTCGTGATTCCATCCATCTTGAATTTGACGTCATCCCACTCCAGGGATGAGGTCATCGCAAAGAACGCTCGTCACGTGCGCCTTTCTTTGATAGGCTGTCTAAACACTAAGGGCGTGGCCAACAACAGAATGTTTCGAGAAATGTTAAAGAAACAGGTTAAATCAATGATGCGCGTCAATAACACTCTATTTAGCATTAATTAGAAGTACaactaaatatatattcatatttagaGATCTTTGCGAATTTTGCTGCATATTTTTCTTCCCCTATAAGTGACTTAGCCTAGTAATTGAAAAAAGTTTCACTTTGTTCATTAGGGAATTGTGTACTGCCTGCAAGTGTCAATAAGCAACATAATGCAACCAATACTAattcaaatattaattattGCCGTTTTAGCACATACTAGAAAGATAATGTTTTATATACTAACAAAATAGGGATAAAATCGAAAAATACAAACACTGCCATATACACAATATTAGAATGTAGTTAATTCTTTGAAATCTTttatatatcgatatatttataaaaagtTTATTGATTAAATTAAGAGAACTATAATTAATACAGAATATCTGACGAAGAATATAGACAGTGGTGATTTATATTTAGTTAAGACCATGTCTTTTGAGTACCCATAGTAGTACATTGCACAACATAGTTTTCGGTTTGACTTGGAATTCTAATTCCATTTTTGGACAGATCCACCTTTCCAGAATAAATCTAAATTTGTTAAACGACAACCAAATCAGGATATGTTTTAGGCGGCAGGTCAAAACACCACCCTTCATGACAggagtgtttgttttgttatcaATTAAGTGTGTTTGATTGTTAGATGGGTAACATAACTACCTCAAGCCATGTGTGCTGCAAGTTCTACTAAACTGTCTCTCTTGTGTTGGTAAGATAAGGGTTTTATGGAGGTAAGTAAAGAAGTAAGtacaatttatttaaaaacagttttcattGGCCAAAGTAATGTACATGGTGCAAAAAGGCATATAAAAGAacacataccacatacatagacagTAGATGAGAAAACGTAAAAATCAACATATCACAAAGggggaggaaaggccagggagaagaggtgtgagcctagatttaaaaatggtgaCGGAAATTGAAGGCGGCAGTTCGTTCCAAAGGTTGGGGGCAGCCACAGCAAAAGCCCTGTCGCCCCTCTGTTTTAATCTAGTGCATGCAATGTGCAGGAGATCCATACTAGATGATCTAAGGGACCTGGGAGCTGAGTGGCCGTGGATGAGCTCTgtgatatatactgtatattaaaAACCATAAGTAGGGTTTTTAAATGAATTCTTTGCTGGATGGGCAACCAGTGGAGGGAAGAAAGGATGGAGGTTATATGATCCCGCTTTCAGGATCCAGTCAGCAACCTTGCTGCAGAATTCTGGACCAGCTGAaggcgagagaggagggatTGAGGGAGTCCTAGGTAAAGGAAGTTGCAGTAATCCAGCCGTGATGTAATGAAGGCGTGAAATACTTTTTCCAGATTGTGAATTGATAAATGGGGTTTAATTTCAGCAATGACTGAGCTGGTAAAAACTGCTCTTGACTACAGCAGCAATTTGCTTGTCAAAGCAGAAATTCGAATCGTAGATGACACCCAGGTTTCCGGTGTGGGGTTCATgtggatttcaggtggatttgcagcatgccacttttgctcgagttgaaatatttaaactttgccgcgaccttcgcgtgatgacagccaatcagcgttcaacagcatggccactgagtgacgtgcgtaacgtaacagccaatcagttttcaaccggccaaccgttccctgtagtgcagtccggggtgaaccgcagcatggaggagaaaatgattgttgccgtttgcgactccccgagctcaatatagaatagtatataatataattgtattgtattgtatatataatatcacagccaaaagctctgtgcgcctccggatggccgtagcactGGGAGGgctacgggagggtttagcagggtttgtttacctacgttgctatggttaccagtcttgtgtgttccaacggtttattaggtatctaaatcgctgtctattcaatgcttcattcactgcctcctccgtggtcattacaatattatgaatagactgcgtggagaaagttaatgctgttactgtagtcgataaagtctacaaattcaacccccgactagttgaaggatttcgggtggctagtttatgatgctaatAACATGAAAAagttttttacattttgtaaggaagccccattGGCAATGGCAGGATCCTCAgtttataacggggaaccctaatctgaaaagcgatgctgtggtgaaacacatcgagttCACTAGGCATTCTCGCTGTCCAGATTTCTATTTAAAACGCACCAAGCCCAATAACCCTGGGACGTTGGAAGCTGAAATTGGTGCCGTTTTGTGTAGCGtaaatgtaatcttgtctatttatttgtcttaattttaCTTCAGTAAAttggtgctgttggtgtgtgcaatttctgcatgctaataaatgttctaaagaaaaacctattgtgcccccattttCTTCCCTGTGCTCCTAATttttttaacttaggggcacgagtgctcctgaaaaaaaaaagttagtgtaGAGCCCTGTGTGGGACTTAAAATGTTATTCTCCAAAATGAACTATGGCTATATATTATGATCCTCAAACCTTTGAATATTATTTTAGAAAGAATTCTTTCTGCATGAACCTTGATTAATTCAAAGCGTTAACACACTTCCATGACTGGTACACCTTATCAATGCATGTGAAATCAATTGGTATcaacgaaaaaaaacatgatgccTTTAGAAAAAGTGAAAGATGAAATCACCCATCATACATACCATCATATTctgcattcattttttttatatatatatatgtggaaaTTGCGTTgaatgagagatacaatttcgcacgttgagcacacagttgtgtgactcgtttattgagttagagaaaacaggaagtgaaaacgtgctgcaagtaaacaaatcccgcatcgggctctgacgtcaagagacgctcgtaatccttaaagggacagcgacccctgaaccaccaagacggtAAACGACATGCCTTCCACTTCCACGgtggaaagaacaacacataacaaaatgctgtaggtgaattatgttacactcactgccctcccctttctctttccaAAGTTATCAAAGCCCGCCCTGGGCCCCTGTTCGATATTTGGTTGGAAACGTTTTAGGTTTACTGGCAACGTGTCTCCGATGGTGATCCGAAGAACCTCCAGGGGGTCCCCCAGAGGGCTGCTGGCCTCGGCCTTCACGCAGACCCCATCGTCTACCTGAGTGGCATGTTCATCGTACCCGCCAGGGTACTTCGTCCTGAGAACGAGCGGTGACGGCGATGTGTCGGAAATACTGTTGTGGACGGACGTATCCGTCCCCGTCAATGCCGATTTGACGACGTACTGATCGCAGCCGTGCAGCTCCAGCGTCGGTGAGAACACTGGAACGGTGCTGTCCATGGACAACGATCGACACAGGAGGCTTTCAATGAACGGCCCGCTTCGGTCGATGGTCTGGCTGTGTTCACCCGGCTGACCTTGATAAGCACTTCGGCCGTGGTAAACGGGATCCTCGTCTTTAATGCCCATCTCGCAGCCGGGTTGGGACCTAATATACTGGACTTACATGTCGCTGAAAGACACAGAGGATGAGAGCTGCGGCCTGATCATGGTGGACAGTGAACTGTTGCCCTTCAATGTGGAACTGTATGGAAAGACGGGCTTGCGCTCGGCATCGTCAATTGTTCCTGTTGCCTTTGAATTGACAGGTTGAGGATTGTGATGCGTGGGAGGCTGAGGCGCTTCTTGCTGAGTGGATCCTTGTCTGACTGTCGGTCTCATCCTCCTCTGATAAGGAATGCCTCTTTCTGGAGACACAATAGGACACATGAGGCCTTGTGGACGCGATGTTGGACAGGAAGGGGATTCCTAAGCTGTAGCCCAGCTCCTGTATGGCCGCCAGGCTTCCCATGTCCACCAAGAGCGAGGAGGAACATGTAGTTCAGCACTTTCTCAAAGGCATCCGCTTCACAGATATCCAGGTGGACCACCTTCGGGGCATCCGCTTCTGTCCGTGTGAACAGAGACTGGAAATACTCACTGCTGGCTGCCAGGACACTCCGGTGGGCCTGGTACCTCTggtcccccaccaccagcaccgtgTCACACATCTGGC contains:
- the zbtb21 gene encoding zinc finger and BTB domain-containing protein 21 produces the protein METLVHYNNPFHGPSVLGVLNEQRLSGQMCDTVLVVGDQRYQAHRSVLAASSEYFQSLFTRTEADAPKVVHLDFCEADAFEIVLNYMYSSSLFVDKGSLAAIQELGYSLGIPFLTNIVSTRPHVSYCVSRKRLSFSEEDETDSQTRSVIVCRTRSDRKATQRPPLPRSSQQEAPQPPTHHNPQPVNSKAIGTSDDAERKPVFPYSSILKGNPSLSTMIRPQLTSSVSFSDVEVQHIRSQPGCEMGIKDEDPVYHGRSAYQGQPGEHSQTIDRSGPLIKSLLRRSLSMDSPVPVFSPTLELHGREQSVVKLVSKATGTDTSVLNGSSKTSSSPLVLRTKYPSVYDEHATQVDEGVCVKAEPGSPLGDPLEIIRITIGDTLPVNLKHFQPNIEQGPRTGFDNFAKRKGRADNRRYPFKKTRGLNEHYPSENIAVADDIMAEGMAPSNPSLDRNDNDVVNDNVSEPRQGKLFKCWNCLKVFRSKAGLHRHVNMYHNPEKPYACEICHKRFHTNFKVWTHCQTQHGVVQNPASSSSSSMLDEKFQKRLIDMVREREIKKALLWKLKRNKQSLQSPKLTKNRPRTKFTCPYCGKVFLFQSQYKQHLRTHPDENDEGNASSNRDLYQEQDAPVPEKADHLPANVYACRLCNVKLSSLSEQGDHERGCRHATVCPYCGLRFSSTAVKKEHEAHCKYKKLTCLECMRTFKSSFSIWRHQVEVHNQNMMTVKDQLNLKPQDAEGDEDEEGPDVLGHGQYGHDHMPTGSSGEDVDYGRHSSGPPVYDSEDSSSYVPEDLSMGPHGKLVVKEEPMEEAVCEREIMDADDDNNGATEEAGVWPCEKCGNLFSSHKDLERHQELLCHIKPFICHLCNKAFRTNFRLWSHFQSHMSTGDDAGAKEVDRRPSSPSPSPPLTPQTTSEHPGPAAVAAKPAQTVPVAAAIAEAPSSPEPGSSSECKGKNPEMERQQGSPSPLSRSNSVEQSSGTQDPDTLFYHAPTLSALTFKRQYMCKLCHRTFKTAFSLWSHEQSHGHL